Within the Salvia hispanica cultivar TCC Black 2014 chromosome 4, UniMelb_Shisp_WGS_1.0, whole genome shotgun sequence genome, the region tcataacaGAGTTGGTGTGCTTTCTTACTAGGGTTGTAGGCCCCGAATATGACGTCAGCGATGGCAGCCCCGCCTGCCTCACCGGGGAAGCCGACCCACAGGATGCTCGTGATCTTGGGGTCTTCTTTGGCGAACTGCACATCCATTCCTCCACCCGACATTATCACGAGAATCACGGGCCCCTTGGAGACGCTTGCAACCTCGGATACCAAGAGCTGCTGCTGCCCTGGGAGAGTGATGTTCACTCTGTCCAGACTCTCCCTCTCGATGGACTGATCCGATCCCATCACCAGCACTACAGCATCAGCGGATGCGGCCACCTTCTTGGCCGCGTCCACTTGAGCTGTGGCGCATGATGTGTCAGCGCAACCAGGCTGATACAATGTGGCTGTTGAGGCCGTTAGGCCCTGCAACGGGGTCGTGTACTTGCATGGAATTCCTGAAAATCATCCCTATCAAAGACTGATTTCTGATTTGCTACTACATTGATGAATCAGTGAGAAAGAGTGCATACACACCTTCGTAGTTGCCTAGCATGGTGTGTGTTACGTTGGCATTGGGGCCGATAACGGCCAAGGACTTGATGGAAGCAGAGGATAGAGGGAGGGAGCCAGCGGAGTTCTTGAGCAGCACAATGCCTTGTCGTGCAACTTCACGAGCAAGGTTCTGGTTTTCTGGTGTGCAAACGTCTTTAGGTCCGAGCTTGCCATAGAGTTGGTTGGTGGGGTTACCGTCGAAGAATCCCAGCCTCATCATGGTTGCGAAGTTGTTTGAGACAGCTTTGTCAATGGTTGTCTCGTTGAGCAGGCCACGATCGACTGCTTTTTGAGAGTAGTCGCTGAGGAAAGTACCGCAGTTGAGATCCAACCCTGCATTTACCAACAAATTTTTGAATTAGTTATCAAACAGATTCAACCTTTCAAACTCAATAAGCATGCAGACCTGAATTCACAGCCAATGCAGCTGTTTCTTCCGGTGTGTTAGTGTATTTTTGTGCATTAAACATCTCGTGCAGCGAATCACAATCCGAAACTATATAACTGCAGGAAAAGAATAGGTATTAGAAGATGTTCCATTTTGCAAGTAGTAGTaatgaataaaagaaacaTAGCGTGTCACCCGTTCAACTTCCACTGGCCTCGAATGACACCAGCCAAGAGGTCAGGGTCACCACAAGTGGGCTTGCCATTTACTTGATTGTAAGAGCACATGACGCTCGCCACATCTCCATCGATAACACAGCTCTTGAACGGCGGCTGGAATGTGTCGTCCATATCCTGCTGCGTCACCTAATTGTACATAAAAACACAatgatatcttcaaatcttatGCTACTATTATATAGTATGATGGAGTTATAAATTGGTTGAGTAGTAGGTAGTACGATAGCGTTGAAATTGTATCTCTGTATTCCTTTCCAGTTATCGACATCATAAGCCGTGTAGTGCTTGCAGCAGGCAGCAACCTTGAGCTTCTCCTTATCGCCATCATCTCTCTCCTGCAGGCCTCTCACATACGCAGCCCCGTATTTGCTGGAGAGGACGGGGTCTTCTCCCGGAGTCTCCTGCCCCCGTCCCCATCTCGGGTCACGGAAGATATTCACATTGGGCGACCAGTATGTCAGCCCGGCTAACCCTACATTGTGCATTGCTCTTGCCTCCGTCGACACTACCTGCACCCAACCACCACTTTGAATTCCTAATCACTCATTCATTATCGAAAGGGATGTTTTAGTTAACAAGCTAGATCTATCAATGGCGGTGATTAATCTTAGTCTGTTAACCAGTCTTAATCAAACCATCTGTATTTTCAAACCAAATAAAGACTAAAACCAAAAGAGGCTTCGGATTCATTATGCAAACTTCAATAATGAGTAGTTAGCCTGCTTTTTAAAAAGTGACAAtagaaataatagtaaaaaagaataatttgtGGTAGATTGGCTTTTCTTCTGAGTTGAGCAATTAGCGTAACAACGTCTGAAATACGACAGCTAGTGATAATCAGCTAAAAGAGTAGCTGGACACAAGATTGCATAATTCATAGAATATAGCAATGATAGCGACATACGTCCGGAATAATGCAAAATGCCGGTGTACTTCAACTTTCCAAAAGCAGGAGAGCCTCTAATAATggataaaatcaaatgaattaataaaatatgcaaaagcTCAATGTTGATATCTTGACTCCACTTTCGAGTAATGCAGATGAAAATGAGGAAAGAAGTATACCTTGCCAATGGTGTGAAAGAGAGATTCGTTAAATGTGGCAGCGGTGAGGATGACCTGAGGGAAGCTAGTGGCGCCCGGGACGAGGGAGGTGAAGCGGGTGCCCGGGCCGACATTGGAGACGCCGTGCAAGGCCTCGGACCACCACTCGTAGTTGGGTATCCCGAGGCGGGGAACCCCCTTGGCAGCATTCACGAGCCACCCGATTTTCTCCGGCAGAGTGAGCCTGCTCACTAGGTCGCTCACCCGGGCTTGCACGTCCAATGACGGGTCGCAGAAGCTCAGGTTCTTCAGCCCGGGATTGTTGGCCACATCGCACGCGAAAACGGGCTGGGCCTGGCTAAGAATGGGCCTCAAGCTCAGGAGGACTATGCAGAGCGCGGCCAAACAGGGGAAGCCAGCAGGAGCCATTTTGAAGAGCTCCCTgcaaaaatagagagagagagaaatagaatgGAGAAGTGATGTTGAGCAGTGCTTTTTATAGAGATGaggaatttttaatatatgttgtTTTGCGCACACCCGTGATGGATAACTCTTGGGGTCCATTGTGAATTATAATACTCtcactttgtttacttcttactctttccctttccctttccctatccatctctctctaaaaaagagaaaagggcCAAGATTTTCATAGGAAAGCATCGCAGGACTGTTATATGAATCCGTGAAGATAATTCTTATATATACGAGACAGGTTTTGTTTCAAGGTTTATTGGAAAGAACGTGTGTTTGAgctttaattaatacttaaaATGTGGCCATGTGGGGCTGCTGATGCGTACAGTTTTTGTTGTATGTATAATGTATGCCAAGGATGTAAGAATATTGGAGATTTGGAGTGGCTGGCAATGATTTATTACGTCTCATTAATTGTggaactttaattaatttatttaggaaACTCTTTGATTGGtttataaaaatgtgtaaAGTTTCTGAAATTCACAATTCTGCACCACTTTGTTATCAACTTGACAATGTATACTTAAAGGCGTGGGtatttatatttggaaatcctattcaattttttcggAAACGTCTCTATTACTGGAGTAAATGTGCCACTGCCATTGCCAACACGACGACGTCGTCGTTTGTGTCGTACTCTTTGGAATATTACCTAAATCAGATTTAGTGTTCTGTTTACACAATTTTGATACTattactcacaaaataaagttgaggAAATCTTATCTTCGACTCATGAGGGAAACAAAATTGATGCTAACGATTATTATAGTCATATAGTGTGTGAATGAATAAAGACAATTCTATTCCTTCATtcgaaatcaaataaaatttagtactactaaaagAAAGCAATATTGTTCATATGCTAGAGCAATCAACACAGTACATCGCGTTTGCACACTTTTGTTTAGTATACTTTCAATCAAACTTTAATTATAGTGCGATTACTTAATGCCATTTTTGAAAGCCAGAAGAAATTATTGGTtggaatgatattaaattattaattgattgtaGATGAACAAAATTATAGGGAGGTGCTCTAGAAGGATGCGACAACAACCATCTTCTCGCGGTGTTTTATTCAACCAATATTAGGTATCACTTTAATGTAGAATTTCAAACTGTATATCTTTTGGGAAACTACTTAATTCCTTacgtataatataatatacatttggtagttcacttttattttttaatttccaaatagCTTACATTAATCTCCTGCACGCAACAtaaaacatgcaattaacacaattaaaattttaactactttaattaatattctcaACCTTGCAATTAATGACAGTTATGGGCGCGCACCCTGATACGGGCCTCGTAATTTTTATCACACCATATCTTGACCAGCACGATTACAAGATCTCCAACATACcatcatcttattattattatatttaacatATCTTTTGTAATCGaataattagtattttattatttgtttatttataggGTTTAgatctcttatttatatgAGATCTTTTAGATGATAAATTATGGagaaataaacttattattatCTCATTCTTCACAAACCCTAACACCTCAAATAGGGATAATCTTTCACTTTGCTGCCACAATACATAATGAAATCATTATAGAAGAGAGCACAGAAGAGAATGGGAGCGTGAATTGTCGCGTaagaatgataaaataatttaattcttcattcttaattataatgaaatattccaaacatatttataatatgtgtgtaAAAAAGAccttaactaaattaatactaacaaactaaatcaaatactcctataatcCTAACAACttatggaaataaataatacaaataatacaaattatattctaGGTTTATAGAGAAAATTAGTGATATGGAAAAGAGATCCCCTACGGAAGGAGATACAAATTAAAACGGGCAGAAACATTCTAAAAATAGTTTCAACGTATGTCTTGTGTCAAAACCTTAGGTGGTGTTTGGTTTACtagataaaaaagtagtaaGATAAAGTATAGaattaaattgtgagattatttagtaGGTGGGGGTTGActatgattaattatcacatgactatccatctaagattaagtcatgagattcaatctcatgaaccaaatataatatgaatttaatcaaggatataatcttgcaaaccgaataCCGCTTACTAtactactctctctgtccTACTCTGTtatgaattgaagaagaagactaCCTAATTGAAATCAAGAATACAGAGGATATCTGGGAAAGAACGAAATCTTATTGAGGGAATTATTTGCTAGAGAACAGAAACTCAAGATTACAACAATGGAGAGACTAATCCAGCTCTCTTGACTTTTACACACCATTTTATATTCAAGggcaacaaataattaaactcTCTAACTAATTCAGAAACAGTTACCAAACTAACTAGCTAGCCAACGGCTAGTTTCTGGTGTGACTACCGAGCTCACTGAGGAGTTGAGCTGGCATAGCTGAGATGACTTTTCAAACCTCACAATCCTCCACCTTGAATGGTCAGATCAATCTTTCTTGCACACAAGAATCAACTCCTTGCAATGCTCAAGCTTGTCTCTGCCAAGAACTTTGGTGAGCATATCAGCTGGATTGTGAAGAGTATCAATCTTTACAACTTTGACCCTACCTTTCTCAACTTCATCTCTAATAAAGTGAAGCCTCACATCGATGTGTTTACCTCTCTCATGGAAGTATTGATGTTGGGCTAAACAGATAGCAGAGCTGCTGTCACAGGAAACTGGTATAGTTTCTTGAACTATCCCAAAATCAACAGCTACACCTTGTATCCAAAAACTTTCCTTCACGGCTGAGGTAAGAGACATTTATTCGGCCTCAGTCGTTGAGAGGGCCACAACACTCTGCAGGCTGGACTTCCAGCTCACCACAGGCCCAAACAAGGTAAACAAGTATCCAGATTGAGATTTCCTATTATCCAGATTTGTGGCAAAGTCAGCATCACAATAACCAACCACTGCCTCTTGACCCACCTTGCTACTCCTTTTGAATAGTATTCCACAACTACTAGATCCCTTCAAGTATCTGAGAACCCACTTAAGTGCACTCCAATGTTCCTTCCCTAGATCAGACATATACCTGCTTGTAACACTCAAGGCATAGGAGAGATCAGGCCTAGTGCAAATCATTATATACATGATACTCCCAACAACACTTGCATAAGGAATCTGATCCATTTCAAGAGACTCATGTTTAGATTTAGGCGCCCGACTCTTGGACAGCTTAAAGCTCTGAGACAGAGGAGTTGCTGCTTCCTTCACATTACTCATGTTAAACCTCTTCAAAACTCTTTCAATATATTCTGATTGAGTTAGCCACAACTCTCCACTGCTCATGTTCCTCAGAATATCCATACCAAGTATTTTCTTAGCTTCTCCAagatctttcatctcaaaacaACTCTGCAGCTCATCCTTAATTTTCTGGACTTCTTTCATGGATGGTCCTGCTAATAGCATGTCATCCACGTATAAGAGTAGGTAAGCCACAGCAACACCTTTTACCTTCTTGATATAAACACAATCATCATAGCTGGACCTCTGAAATCCCAGCCTATCCATCTGTCCATCAAACTTTTTATTCCACTGCCTAGGACTCTGCTTGAGCCCATAAAGACTCTTTTTGAGCAGGCAAATCTTATTCTCTTCTCCCTTCTGTATAAACCCTTCTGGCTGCTCCATAAAGATAGTCTCCTCAAGATCCCCATTGAGGAAAGCAGTCTTTACATCAAGCTGTTGCAATTCCCAATTTCATTGATTTGCAACAGCAAGCAAGATTCTAATAGAAGCATGCTTTACAACAGGTGCAAATACTTCATTGAAATCCGCTCCTTCTTCTTGAGTGAAGCCCCGGGCCACCAACCTAGCCTTGAACTTAATCTTGTTTTGGCAAGTAGTTTCTAGTTTCTTTTTGAACACCCATTTGCAACTGATCAGCTTTCTATTTTCTGGACCAGCCTTTAGTTGTGACTTATCTACAAGCAGCCATGTTTTGTTCTTGAGTAAAGACTGAATTTCATCATTCATAGCTTCAATCCATTTGTCTTTCTCTTTACTCAACATTGCTTCCTTGTAGGAAGCTGGATCTACATACTCAACATTTTCTGCTACACAGAGAGCATAGAAGACCATATCAGCTTCAGCAAATCTGGAGGGAGGCTTCACATTTACTCTCCTGACCCTATCCCTTGCAAGCTGATAGTTCTCCAGATTTTCTAATGGTTGAGAGCTTTCTCTACCTTGACCAGGATCAGCACTCTCTTGCTGACTCCCTCCTTCCTGGCTAGCACCACTACTACTGGGAGAATTATGGACCTTCACCTCAAATAGATAACTGGTGGCTTTATCACTGTTATCTTTCTGACTCAGAAATGGCATTTGATCTTCTACAAAAACTACATCCCGGCTAATTATGACCTTCTGCTTACCAGGCTCAATACACTATAACCTGTAGCCCTTAACACCACTTTGATAACCCAGCATTACACATTTTAGGGCCCGAGCTTCCAGCTTGTTGTTCTTTATGTGTGCATAAGCAGCACACCCAAATACCCTGAACTTTGAGTAATCTCCATGACTACCAAACCACCTAAAATCTGGTGTCTCAGATTTCAGGCTCACAGCAGGGCatttattaatcaaataaGCAGCTGTGCAAACAGCCTCTCCCCAGAATCTTTTACTCAGACCAGAGGTAAACAACAAGAACCTAACTCTCTCAAGAATAGTCCTGTTCATTCTCTCTGCAATCCCATTTTGTTGGGGGTTGCTAGGTACAGTTTTATGGCGCTTGATCCCTCTATCTTTACAGAATTCCTCAAATTCCTTAGACAAGTACTCAAGCCCATTATCAGTCCTAAGGCACTTAAGACTTCTGCCCTTTTCAACTTCTACCTCTTTGCACCAATGCTTAAATTTCAAGAATGCCtcagatttttctttcaagACAAAAACCCATAACTTCCGAGAATATTCAtcaataatggacatgtagtaTCTACCACCCCCCATGGTATTAACTGGAGATGGCCCCCAAAGATCGCTATGAACATAATCTAGAAGGAACTGAGAGGTGTGTATACCTGCTGGAAAAGGATTCTTCTTAGACTTCCCAAGTATGCACTGCTCACAAGAACCTAGCTTGTTGGAAGTATCTCCTGTGATCGATCAGCCCTTTCCTTATCAACTCTTTTACTCCACCTTCAGCCGGATGCCCGAGTCTCAGATGCCACACCTTGAGACTATCAACAGCAACTGAATGAGACTCATTAACAGCA harbors:
- the LOC125223730 gene encoding beta-xylosidase/alpha-L-arabinofuranosidase 1-like yields the protein MAPAGFPCLAALCIVLLSLRPILSQAQPVFACDVANNPGLKNLSFCDPSLDVQARVSDLVSRLTLPEKIGWLVNAAKGVPRLGIPNYEWWSEALHGVSNVGPGTRFTSLVPGATSFPQVILTAATFNESLFHTIGKVVSTEARAMHNVGLAGLTYWSPNVNIFRDPRWGRGQETPGEDPVLSSKYGAAYVRGLQERDDGDKEKLKVAACCKHYTAYDVDNWKGIQRYNFNAIVTQQDMDDTFQPPFKSCVIDGDVASVMCSYNQVNGKPTCGDPDLLAGVIRGQWKLNGYIVSDCDSLHEMFNAQKYTNTPEETAALAVNSGLDLNCGTFLSDYSQKAVDRGLLNETTIDKAVSNNFATMMRLGFFDGNPTNQLYGKLGPKDVCTPENQNLAREVARQGIVLLKNSAGSLPLSSASIKSLAVIGPNANVTHTMLGNYEGIPCKYTTPLQGLTASTATLYQPGCADTSCATAQVDAAKKVAASADAVVLVMGSDQSIERESLDRVNITLPGQQQLLVSEVASVSKGPVILVIMSGGGMDVQFAKEDPKITSILWVGFPGEAGGAAIADVIFGAYNPSGRLPMTWYPESYADTVDMTDMHMRPNPATGFPGRSYRFYKGPTVFSFGDGLSYTTFSHELVAAPKVVSLALEEGHACLSSECKSIEAVEERCENLAFDIHLRVKNVGEMRGSHTVLLFSSPPQQHNAPQKQLVGFQKMHIEAGGEGVARFDVDVCKHLSVVDENGKRKVGLGEHLLHVGSLKHSLTVRV